From the Deinococcus fonticola genome, one window contains:
- the groES gene encoding co-chaperone GroES, translating to MLKPLGDRVLVEIVEEAEQKTAGGLYVPDTAKEKSQRGKVVAVGTGKTLDNGTKVAMEVKVGDTVYFAKYGGTEVSLEGKNYSLLSERDLLAIVE from the coding sequence ATGCTGAAACCACTAGGTGACCGAGTACTCGTGGAAATCGTCGAAGAAGCCGAGCAGAAGACCGCCGGCGGCCTGTACGTCCCCGACACCGCCAAGGAAAAGAGCCAGCGCGGCAAAGTTGTTGCCGTGGGTACCGGCAAGACGCTGGACAACGGCACCAAAGTCGCTATGGAAGTCAAAGTGGGCGACACCGTGTATTTCGCCAAGTACGGCGGCACCGAAGTCAGCCTGGAAGGCAAGAACTACAGCCTTCTGAGCGAACGCGACCTCCTCGCCATCGTCGAGTAA
- a CDS encoding DinB family protein, which produces MTDETSKEPGLCDVFGKAVGNLYRGGPANVSWERAFEGLTAEDAGRVPPHLPHSVAQVVAHVQFWQAYLLRVIGGENPPTPEHAAGGWPAPGNWEEVKTAFQQDAARLREYARDDAFILTTDRQGQPYGVALTNFAGHSVYHLGQVVNIRQALGLWPPPSGGDTW; this is translated from the coding sequence GTGACCGACGAAACTTCTAAAGAACCGGGTCTCTGTGACGTGTTTGGCAAGGCCGTCGGGAACCTTTACCGGGGCGGCCCGGCGAACGTGTCCTGGGAGCGGGCCTTCGAGGGCCTGACTGCCGAGGACGCCGGGCGCGTGCCGCCGCACCTGCCGCACTCGGTGGCGCAGGTGGTGGCTCATGTTCAGTTCTGGCAGGCGTACCTGTTGCGGGTCATCGGCGGCGAGAACCCGCCCACGCCGGAGCACGCGGCTGGCGGCTGGCCGGCACCGGGCAACTGGGAAGAGGTGAAAACAGCTTTTCAGCAAGACGCGGCGAGACTGCGCGAGTACGCCAGAGATGACGCTTTTATCCTGACAACAGACCGGCAAGGGCAGCCTTACGGCGTGGCCCTCACGAATTTTGCGGGGCACAGCGTGTACCACCTGGGCCAGGTCGTGAACATTCGCCAGGCCCTGGGCTTGTGGCCCCCACCCAGTGGGGGAGACACCTGGTGA
- a CDS encoding L-glutamate gamma-semialdehyde dehydrogenase, whose product MTETLMAGLLPFEHEPYFNYTDPQVAQAQRDAFLQVRQNYVGKTFPLFIGGQKVEASDTFDVLNPADTQEVLWRFPNASAEQRDQAIRSAKTAFEDWRFSDPMQRASLLKRAAQLLRERRMEFVAVMSLENGKNWAEADGEVAESVDHFEVFARETLKWAQGKPVYPMPDEHVTTMYEPLGVVACISPWNFPSAIPLGMALGAIAAGNTVIWKPAGDTPLSSWLMVELLLQAGLPAGVIQFLTGQDDILGDPLVDHPDIRMIAFTGSKEIGCRIYERAAKVHPGQKWLKRVIAEMGGKDPTVVCADTDLDVAARDIVASAFGYAGQKCSACSRVIAEDSVYDELLEKVVDLTRGLKVGLPEDNAPLGPVIHEDSAGRVMKYIEAGKNSARLMCGGERAEVPGKSGGYIQPTIFADVESTDPLFQEEIFGPVLSFSRARDWRHAIDLANDSEYGLTAAFYSRDPAKISEARRLMHFGNLYINRKCTGALSGTHAFGGYGMSGTNAKVGGPDYLFWFMQTKTTAQKY is encoded by the coding sequence ATGACCGAAACGCTGATGGCGGGCCTGCTGCCCTTCGAGCACGAACCGTACTTCAATTACACCGACCCGCAGGTGGCGCAGGCGCAGCGCGACGCTTTCTTGCAGGTGCGGCAAAACTATGTCGGAAAGACCTTCCCCCTGTTCATCGGTGGGCAAAAAGTGGAGGCCAGCGACACCTTCGACGTGCTGAATCCCGCCGACACGCAGGAGGTGCTGTGGCGTTTCCCGAACGCCAGCGCCGAGCAGCGCGACCAGGCCATCCGCAGCGCCAAGACCGCCTTCGAGGACTGGCGTTTCAGTGACCCCATGCAGCGGGCCAGCCTCCTCAAACGCGCCGCGCAGCTGCTGCGCGAGCGGCGCATGGAGTTCGTGGCCGTGATGTCGCTGGAAAACGGCAAGAACTGGGCCGAAGCCGACGGCGAGGTGGCCGAAAGCGTGGATCACTTCGAGGTGTTTGCCCGTGAAACGCTGAAGTGGGCGCAGGGCAAACCCGTGTACCCCATGCCCGACGAGCACGTCACCACCATGTACGAACCGCTGGGCGTGGTCGCCTGCATCAGCCCCTGGAACTTCCCCAGCGCCATTCCCCTGGGCATGGCCCTCGGCGCCATTGCCGCTGGCAACACCGTCATCTGGAAACCCGCCGGGGATACGCCCCTGTCGAGCTGGCTGATGGTCGAGCTGCTGCTGCAAGCCGGCCTGCCCGCGGGCGTCATTCAGTTTCTGACCGGCCAGGACGACATCCTGGGTGATCCCCTGGTCGACCACCCCGACATCCGCATGATCGCCTTTACCGGCAGCAAGGAGATCGGCTGCCGCATCTACGAACGCGCCGCGAAAGTCCACCCCGGCCAGAAGTGGCTCAAGCGCGTCATCGCTGAAATGGGCGGCAAAGACCCCACCGTGGTGTGCGCCGACACCGACCTGGACGTGGCCGCCCGCGACATCGTGGCCTCCGCCTTCGGGTACGCCGGCCAGAAGTGCAGCGCGTGCAGCCGCGTGATCGCCGAGGACAGCGTGTACGACGAACTGCTGGAAAAAGTCGTCGACCTGACCAGAGGGCTGAAAGTGGGCCTTCCCGAGGACAACGCGCCGCTTGGCCCGGTCATTCACGAGGACAGCGCCGGGCGCGTCATGAAGTACATTGAGGCCGGCAAGAACAGCGCCCGGCTGATGTGCGGCGGCGAACGTGCCGAGGTGCCCGGCAAGTCCGGCGGCTACATTCAGCCCACCATCTTCGCCGACGTGGAATCCACTGATCCGCTGTTTCAGGAGGAAATCTTCGGCCCGGTGCTCAGCTTCAGCCGCGCCCGCGACTGGCGGCACGCCATCGACCTGGCCAACGACAGCGAATACGGCCTGACCGCCGCTTTCTACAGCCGCGACCCCGCCAAGATCAGCGAAGCCCGCCGCCTGATGCACTTCGGGAACCTGTACATCAACCGCAAATGCACCGGCGCCCTGAGCGGCACCCACGCTTTCGGCGGCTACGGCATGAGCGGCACCAACGCCAAGGTGGGCGGCCCCGACTACCTTTTCTGGTTCATGCAGACCAAGACCACGGCGCAGAAGTACTGA
- a CDS encoding nucleoside deaminase produces MTQASFAGSYAIGACIVDASGQVLARGRNRLSDPRGAHGGVIGGHDLAHAEINALLNLPATPRPECYGWTVLTTVEPCPQCAGAVSMSGIRALEYAAPNPWAGCARLLNDDPYVRRKEIRVGRAPTDVQRLATRLALVRFLDEGHDTPDDVQAALAVHTAGHLPALRAAGASLAAALDLLNI; encoded by the coding sequence GTGACCCAGGCTTCCTTCGCCGGCTCGTACGCCATCGGGGCGTGCATCGTTGACGCATCTGGGCAGGTGCTCGCGCGGGGCCGCAACCGCCTGAGCGATCCTCGCGGTGCGCACGGCGGCGTGATCGGCGGTCATGACCTGGCACACGCCGAGATCAACGCCCTGCTGAACCTGCCGGCCACCCCCCGCCCGGAGTGCTATGGATGGACGGTGCTGACCACGGTGGAACCTTGCCCACAATGCGCTGGGGCAGTCAGCATGAGCGGTATTCGTGCGCTGGAGTACGCCGCCCCCAATCCGTGGGCTGGCTGCGCCCGCCTGCTCAACGACGACCCCTACGTGCGTCGTAAGGAGATTCGCGTGGGCCGCGCGCCCACCGACGTGCAGCGCCTTGCCACGCGTCTGGCCCTGGTGAGGTTCCTGGACGAAGGCCACGACACGCCGGACGACGTGCAGGCGGCCCTGGCGGTGCATACCGCTGGGCACCTGCCGGCTCTGCGCGCAGCGGGCGCGTCGCTGGCTGCCGCGCTGGATCTCCTGAACATCTGA
- a CDS encoding DUF4180 domain-containing protein: MAAQIKTASELGLALSQASDIPEVIGALYGADALILTEADFSEEFLNLKTGLLGELFQKLVTYRLPTAVIVPDFGAHGARFSELAHEHARHPQVRFFKTEEEARKWLEHLAG; the protein is encoded by the coding sequence ATGGCAGCACAGATAAAAACCGCGTCGGAACTGGGCCTTGCCCTGAGTCAGGCCAGCGATATTCCGGAGGTGATCGGAGCCCTGTACGGCGCTGACGCCCTGATCCTGACGGAGGCTGATTTCTCAGAGGAATTCCTGAACCTGAAAACAGGCCTGCTGGGCGAACTGTTCCAGAAACTCGTGACTTACCGCCTCCCGACGGCCGTCATTGTTCCGGACTTCGGCGCGCACGGCGCACGCTTCAGCGAACTCGCGCACGAGCACGCCAGGCACCCGCAGGTCAGGTTCTTCAAGACCGAGGAAGAAGCCCGGAAGTGGCTGGAACACCTGGCCGGGTAG
- a CDS encoding aspartate aminotransferase family protein translates to MSNVFYRSKKTYPVAVRAEGVYLWDDQGHRFLDGSSGALVANIGHGRSEVAQAMAAQASKLAFAHGSQFSSDVLEGYAARLATFLKLPEYRLWAVSGGSEANESAIKLARQYHVERGQAGRFKIITRVPSYHGASLGALAASGMGARRELYVPLMREGAWPKMPKPNPSLPGPDDAERLRAVLQEAGPDTVAAFICEPVVGASDAALAPNPGYHARIADICREYGILFIADEVMAGMGRCGSPLAVQLHDDVTPDIITLGKGLAAGYAPLAGLMASGDVYNTVMQGSGAFKHGFTYAGHPVSAAAGLSVLDIVERENLTGAARERGQQLLNGLQELQARHPHILEMRGQGLLLGVILGDPATGQACENPGLAERIAGRARELGLITYPGTGAVDGVRGDHLLLGPPLSITGAEVEEMLELLDRALQTT, encoded by the coding sequence GTGTCAAACGTTTTTTACCGCAGCAAGAAGACTTATCCGGTGGCCGTGCGCGCCGAGGGCGTGTACCTGTGGGATGACCAGGGGCACCGCTTTCTCGACGGCAGTTCCGGGGCGCTGGTGGCGAATATCGGCCACGGCCGGTCGGAAGTCGCCCAGGCGATGGCGGCGCAGGCCTCGAAACTGGCCTTCGCGCACGGTTCACAGTTTTCCAGTGACGTGCTCGAAGGGTACGCCGCGCGCCTGGCAACGTTCCTGAAGTTGCCGGAGTACCGCTTGTGGGCGGTGTCGGGCGGCAGTGAGGCCAACGAAAGCGCCATCAAACTGGCCCGGCAGTACCACGTCGAGCGCGGTCAGGCAGGGCGGTTCAAGATCATTACCCGCGTGCCCAGTTACCACGGCGCTTCCCTGGGTGCCCTGGCTGCCTCCGGCATGGGGGCGCGGCGGGAACTGTACGTTCCCCTGATGCGCGAAGGGGCCTGGCCGAAAATGCCGAAACCGAACCCCAGCCTGCCTGGCCCGGACGACGCCGAACGCCTGCGCGCGGTGCTGCAGGAAGCCGGGCCGGACACCGTGGCGGCCTTTATCTGCGAACCCGTGGTGGGCGCGTCCGACGCGGCCCTCGCGCCGAACCCCGGCTACCACGCCCGCATCGCGGACATCTGCCGCGAGTACGGCATTCTCTTTATCGCCGACGAGGTCATGGCTGGCATGGGCCGCTGCGGCTCGCCGCTGGCCGTGCAACTCCATGACGACGTGACGCCGGACATCATCACGCTGGGCAAGGGGCTGGCGGCCGGGTACGCGCCCCTGGCGGGCCTGATGGCTTCGGGTGACGTGTACAACACGGTGATGCAGGGCTCCGGGGCGTTCAAGCACGGCTTCACCTACGCCGGGCATCCCGTCAGTGCCGCCGCCGGGTTAAGCGTGCTGGACATCGTGGAACGCGAGAACCTCACGGGGGCGGCGCGGGAACGCGGACAGCAACTCCTGAACGGCTTGCAGGAATTGCAGGCGAGACACCCGCACATACTGGAAATGCGCGGTCAGGGCCTCCTGCTCGGCGTCATCCTGGGCGATCCGGCCACCGGACAGGCCTGCGAGAACCCCGGGCTGGCCGAGAGAATTGCTGGCCGGGCGCGTGAGCTGGGCCTCATCACCTACCCCGGCACGGGCGCGGTAGACGGCGTGCGTGGCGACCACCTTTTGCTCGGCCCACCCCTCAGCATTACCGGAGCGGAAGTAGAAGAAATGCTGGAGCTGCTGGATCGGGCGTTGCAAACGACTTAA
- a CDS encoding WecB/TagA/CpsF family glycosyltransferase yields MSSPALRQRITLFDLPLDVISLSQTLDQLGEWMFHAPRATHTVVTLNPEFIVQSRTQPEFVKVMQQADLVTADGVGIVYAARQIARVDVPRAPGMDITRGLMARHGPDLRVFFLGAKPGVAEQAAQNAAQQYGVQVAGVHHGYFKPDEDQRVAELVRDSGAHLLLTGMGSGRQETFNQYWRQVHNTPVAIGCGGVIDVLAGTAQLAPEWTRKMGVEFIWRIAGDRSRWGRAPKLAQFVAMVQAEKKRGGR; encoded by the coding sequence ATGAGTTCTCCCGCACTCCGCCAGCGCATCACGCTGTTCGACCTGCCGCTGGATGTCATCTCGTTGTCCCAGACGCTGGATCAGCTGGGAGAGTGGATGTTCCACGCGCCACGCGCCACGCATACCGTCGTGACCCTGAACCCCGAATTCATCGTGCAGAGCCGCACCCAGCCGGAGTTCGTGAAGGTCATGCAGCAGGCCGACCTGGTCACGGCGGACGGGGTGGGCATCGTCTACGCCGCCCGGCAGATCGCCCGGGTGGACGTGCCGCGTGCGCCGGGCATGGACATCACGCGCGGCCTGATGGCCCGGCACGGCCCGGATTTGCGCGTGTTCTTCCTGGGGGCCAAACCCGGCGTGGCCGAGCAGGCTGCCCAGAACGCGGCGCAGCAGTACGGCGTGCAGGTGGCGGGCGTTCACCACGGGTACTTCAAGCCGGACGAGGATCAGCGCGTGGCCGAACTGGTGCGCGACAGCGGCGCCCACCTGCTGCTGACCGGCATGGGCAGCGGACGGCAAGAGACTTTCAACCAGTACTGGCGCCAGGTTCACAACACACCCGTCGCCATCGGCTGCGGCGGCGTCATCGACGTGCTGGCCGGAACTGCGCAGCTCGCCCCGGAATGGACGCGCAAAATGGGCGTGGAGTTCATCTGGCGCATCGCCGGCGACCGCAGCCGCTGGGGACGGGCCCCCAAACTCGCGCAGTTTGTGGCGATGGTGCAGGCCGAGAAGAAGCGGGGCGGGCGCTAG
- the bshC gene encoding bacillithiol biosynthesis cysteine-adding enzyme BshC, whose product MARNVAAEYRKGHLSEFIRLPLQGGLQTALTEARPDIDRAALAEALRTYHRDLGTLNKTLEEGLERLTHPASRVVVTGQQAGFLTGPAYSVHKAADAILLARDLDTEEAPVLPIFWVASQDHDADEVASTTLLDMNEELHHLSVDIPHGLPIGRVPWCAGCNHQVRKFLKDFAAPAEHKEAVGQRLLNAAKAGGSFADVFARLVHDLLGPHGLIVLDPLHPALARLMTPALARELQNPLKSSELIEDAAGRLHEQGFHPQLRRPAGATNLFIEEEGHHRRLLRFDGAQFSTDTRTYTREELERTLERDPSLLTPAAGLRPIVQDSLLPTAAFVVGPGEIAYAAQLRDIYPLHGLQQPLLWPRLSVTWLEPNVARLLRRFGVTAAQFQADPAGTLGRALASERKVGAMTLTELERVSEQLQRITGEIGGLDPTLVRAAERTRQRTTARVEHLQTLAAHALARAEDTKTGQVTRLKKHLLPGGIPQEREMNFLTYLLKHGEKPLEMLLDLPAGFVGELEIP is encoded by the coding sequence ATGGCACGCAACGTCGCTGCGGAATACCGCAAAGGACACCTCTCCGAATTCATTCGCCTGCCCCTGCAAGGCGGCCTGCAAACCGCGCTGACCGAAGCGCGCCCGGACATCGACCGCGCCGCCCTGGCCGAAGCCCTGCGCACCTACCACCGCGACCTGGGCACGCTGAATAAAACGCTGGAAGAGGGCCTGGAACGCCTGACCCACCCGGCCTCGCGTGTGGTCGTAACCGGGCAGCAGGCCGGATTCCTCACCGGCCCGGCGTACAGCGTCCACAAGGCTGCCGACGCCATTCTGCTGGCCCGAGACCTCGACACCGAGGAGGCGCCCGTCCTCCCCATCTTCTGGGTCGCCAGTCAGGACCACGACGCCGATGAAGTCGCCTCGACCACCCTGCTCGATATGAACGAGGAACTGCACCACCTGAGCGTGGACATTCCCCACGGCCTCCCCATCGGGCGCGTGCCGTGGTGCGCCGGGTGCAACCATCAGGTTCGCAAATTCCTGAAGGACTTCGCCGCCCCCGCCGAGCACAAGGAAGCGGTCGGGCAGCGCCTCCTGAACGCCGCGAAAGCTGGCGGGTCGTTTGCGGACGTATTCGCCCGCCTCGTGCACGACCTGCTGGGGCCACACGGGCTGATCGTTCTCGACCCGCTGCACCCCGCGCTGGCCCGCCTGATGACCCCCGCACTGGCCCGCGAACTGCAAAACCCCCTGAAGTCCTCCGAACTCATCGAGGACGCGGCCGGGCGCCTGCACGAGCAGGGGTTTCACCCACAACTGCGCCGCCCCGCCGGGGCCACCAACCTGTTTATCGAGGAGGAAGGCCACCACCGCCGCCTGCTGCGCTTCGATGGCGCACAGTTCAGCACCGACACGCGCACGTACACCAGGGAAGAACTGGAAAGAACGCTGGAACGCGACCCCAGCCTCCTCACGCCCGCCGCCGGGCTGCGGCCCATCGTGCAGGACTCGCTGCTGCCCACCGCCGCTTTTGTGGTCGGTCCCGGTGAAATCGCCTACGCCGCGCAACTCCGGGATATCTACCCCCTGCACGGCCTTCAGCAACCCCTGCTGTGGCCGCGTCTGAGCGTCACCTGGCTGGAACCCAATGTTGCCCGTCTGCTGCGCCGCTTCGGCGTCACCGCCGCGCAGTTTCAGGCCGACCCGGCCGGCACGCTGGGCCGGGCGCTCGCCAGCGAACGCAAGGTGGGGGCCATGACGCTGACCGAACTCGAGCGCGTGAGCGAGCAGCTTCAGCGCATCACGGGCGAGATCGGTGGCCTCGACCCTACGCTGGTGCGCGCCGCCGAACGCACCCGCCAGCGCACCACCGCCCGCGTCGAACACCTCCAGACCCTCGCCGCGCACGCCCTGGCCCGCGCCGAGGACACCAAGACCGGGCAGGTCACCCGCCTGAAAAAACACCTGCTGCCGGGCGGCATCCCGCAGGAACGCGAAATGAACTTCCTGACGTACCTGCTCAAGCATGGCGAGAAGCCGCTGGAGATGTTGCTGGACTTGCCGGCCGGGTTCGTCGGAGAACTGGAAATTCCCTGA
- the groL gene encoding chaperonin GroEL (60 kDa chaperone family; promotes refolding of misfolded polypeptides especially under stressful conditions; forms two stacked rings of heptamers to form a barrel-shaped 14mer; ends can be capped by GroES; misfolded proteins enter the barrel where they are refolded when GroES binds), giving the protein MAKQLVFDESARRSLERGVNAVANAVKVTLGPRGRNVVIEKKFGSPTITKDGVTVAKEVELEDKLENIGAQLLKEVASKTNDITGDGTTTATVLGQAIVKEGLRNVAAGANPLALKRGIEKAVAVAIEEIKKQAQPVEDSDAIKKVAGISANDEVVGQEIAAAMDKVGKEGVITIEESKGFDTEVDVVEGMQFDKGFINPYFITNPEKMEAVLEDAYILINEKKVSNLKDMLPILEKVAQTGRPLLIIAEDVEGEALATLVVNKLRGTLNIAAVKAPGFGDRRKEMLRDIAAVTGGEVVSEDLGHKLENVTMEMLGRAARIRITKDETTIVDGKGEQSAIDARVNAIKGELDNTDSDYAREKLQERLAKLSGGVAVIRVGAATETELKEKKHRYEDALSTARSAVEEGIVAGGGTTLLRVIPAVREAAAGLIGDEATGARILIRALEEPARQIAANAGEEGSVIVNAVINSDKARYGYNAATGEYVDDMVAAGIVDPAKVTRTALQNAASIASLILTTEAIVSDKPEKAAPAAPAGGPDMGGMDF; this is encoded by the coding sequence ATGGCTAAACAGCTCGTGTTTGATGAATCCGCCCGTCGCAGCCTCGAGCGCGGCGTGAATGCCGTCGCCAACGCCGTCAAGGTCACCCTCGGGCCGCGCGGCCGCAACGTCGTGATCGAGAAGAAGTTCGGCAGCCCCACCATCACCAAGGACGGCGTGACCGTCGCCAAGGAAGTGGAACTCGAGGACAAGCTCGAGAACATCGGCGCCCAGCTGCTGAAAGAAGTCGCCAGCAAGACCAACGACATCACCGGTGACGGCACCACCACCGCCACCGTGCTCGGCCAGGCCATCGTGAAAGAAGGCCTGCGCAACGTCGCCGCCGGTGCTAACCCCCTGGCCCTGAAGCGCGGCATCGAGAAGGCCGTGGCCGTCGCCATCGAGGAAATCAAGAAGCAGGCCCAGCCCGTCGAGGACAGCGACGCCATCAAGAAAGTCGCCGGCATCAGCGCCAACGATGAAGTCGTCGGTCAGGAAATCGCTGCTGCCATGGACAAGGTCGGCAAGGAAGGCGTCATCACCATCGAGGAGAGCAAGGGCTTCGACACCGAAGTGGACGTCGTCGAAGGCATGCAGTTCGACAAGGGCTTCATCAACCCCTACTTCATCACCAACCCCGAGAAGATGGAAGCCGTCCTGGAAGACGCCTACATCCTCATCAACGAGAAGAAGGTCAGCAACCTCAAGGACATGCTGCCCATCCTCGAGAAGGTCGCCCAGACCGGCCGTCCGCTGCTGATCATCGCCGAGGACGTCGAAGGCGAAGCGCTCGCCACCCTGGTCGTCAACAAGCTGCGCGGCACCCTGAACATCGCCGCCGTGAAGGCCCCCGGCTTCGGTGACCGCCGCAAGGAAATGCTGCGCGACATCGCCGCCGTCACTGGCGGGGAAGTCGTCAGCGAGGACCTCGGTCACAAGCTCGAGAACGTCACCATGGAAATGCTGGGCCGCGCCGCGCGCATCCGCATCACCAAGGACGAAACCACCATCGTGGACGGCAAGGGTGAGCAGAGCGCCATCGACGCCCGCGTCAACGCCATCAAGGGCGAACTCGACAACACCGACAGCGACTACGCCCGCGAGAAGCTCCAGGAGCGCCTCGCCAAGCTGAGTGGCGGTGTGGCCGTCATCCGCGTCGGTGCCGCCACCGAAACGGAACTCAAAGAGAAGAAGCACCGTTACGAGGACGCCCTGAGCACCGCCCGCAGCGCCGTGGAAGAAGGCATCGTCGCCGGTGGGGGCACCACCCTGCTGCGCGTCATCCCCGCCGTCCGTGAAGCCGCCGCCGGCCTGATCGGCGACGAGGCCACCGGCGCCCGCATCCTGATCCGCGCGCTGGAAGAACCCGCCCGCCAGATCGCCGCGAACGCCGGCGAGGAAGGCAGCGTCATCGTGAACGCCGTCATCAACAGCGACAAGGCCCGCTACGGCTACAACGCCGCCACCGGCGAGTACGTGGACGACATGGTCGCCGCCGGCATCGTGGACCCCGCCAAGGTGACCCGCACCGCGCTGCAGAACGCCGCGAGCATCGCTTCTCTGATCCTCACCACCGAAGCGATCGTGAGCGACAAGCCCGAGAAGGCCGCGCCTGCCGCGCCCGCCGGCGGTCCCGACATGGGCGGGATGGACTTCTAA
- a CDS encoding DinB family protein, with translation MTDPDRNVRSQLAFARLLPKLFRGGQAFVGVEAALSDLTDEQATTQPEHLPHTVAGLVAHINWWNRWMLDIIEMGQAQPYPRHAADTWPEVSSGEWSKVKNEFYELLARIDPHAARPDLSNPVNHEETIGELLADMALHTAHHFGQVISTRQAIGAWPPAGGGDTW, from the coding sequence ATGACTGATCCAGACCGCAATGTTCGTTCGCAACTCGCTTTCGCTCGCCTGCTCCCGAAGCTGTTTCGGGGCGGGCAGGCGTTCGTCGGTGTGGAAGCGGCCCTGAGCGACCTGACCGACGAGCAGGCCACCACGCAGCCCGAGCACCTGCCGCACACGGTGGCGGGGCTGGTGGCGCACATCAACTGGTGGAACCGCTGGATGCTGGACATCATCGAGATGGGCCAGGCCCAGCCGTACCCCAGGCACGCGGCGGACACCTGGCCCGAGGTGAGCTCGGGCGAATGGAGCAAAGTCAAGAACGAGTTTTATGAGTTGCTGGCCCGCATCGACCCACACGCGGCCCGGCCCGACCTGAGCAATCCCGTGAACCACGAGGAAACCATCGGGGAACTGCTGGCGGATATGGCGCTGCACACCGCGCACCACTTCGGGCAGGTCATCAGTACCCGGCAGGCCATCGGCGCGTGGCCCCCAGCGGGCGGCGGCGACACCTGGTAA
- a CDS encoding Crp/Fnr family transcriptional regulator: MLPGAFSALPADAQAHLLAAGRTGRWSRGELLFHPEDPAETLYLLTGGVVRLYRLGASAREVTLDVHGPGSLLGVSALLSGQRYDMYAESMDDTEALCLGQELLQRASQASPAIAVALTEQVTRQMRGVHERLSGLVFLEVSQRLALSLLTLAEREGDWSPSGTLALRDRVSHQDLAHMVGSTRETITKLLGDFRNRGLLDLGYRRIILTDRAGLLKAAQEPLR, from the coding sequence ATGTTGCCCGGCGCTTTCTCTGCCCTGCCCGCCGATGCCCAGGCGCACCTGCTGGCTGCGGGCCGCACCGGACGCTGGTCACGCGGCGAACTGCTGTTCCACCCCGAAGACCCCGCCGAGACGCTGTATCTGCTGACCGGCGGCGTGGTGCGCCTGTACCGCCTGGGCGCGAGTGCCCGTGAAGTTACCCTGGACGTGCACGGCCCCGGGTCACTGCTGGGCGTGTCGGCGCTGCTTTCCGGGCAGCGCTACGACATGTACGCCGAGAGCATGGACGACACCGAGGCGCTGTGCCTGGGCCAGGAGTTGCTGCAACGCGCCTCGCAGGCGTCGCCGGCCATTGCGGTGGCCCTGACCGAGCAGGTCACGCGCCAGATGCGCGGGGTTCACGAACGGCTCTCGGGGCTGGTGTTTCTGGAAGTGTCGCAGCGGCTGGCCCTGTCGCTGCTGACCCTGGCCGAGCGTGAGGGCGACTGGTCGCCTTCCGGCACGCTGGCCCTGCGTGACCGCGTGTCTCACCAGGATCTGGCACACATGGTCGGCAGCACGCGCGAAACCATCACCAAACTGCTGGGGGACTTTCGCAACCGCGGCCTGCTCGACCTGGGCTACCGCCGTATCATCCTGACCGACCGCGCGGGCCTGCTGAAAGCCGCCCAGGAACCGCTCAGGTAA
- a CDS encoding GGDEF domain-containing protein yields the protein MPRPAILNREAFETAFQNLGAAPLTLAVLDLDHFKELNDRLGHAEGDRALRDVERLLSGSLPSGSSVGRIGGDEYAALLPETAAETALILLDEVIKHFHIHRDPHWPKSLGLSVGLAARPAHASEYADLYRAADEALLRAKREGRGRACIYVESKMVLKSNYYPKSQLERLAKLSGALGRTEASLLREALDDLIEKNRGAL from the coding sequence ATGCCCAGACCCGCCATTCTCAACCGTGAGGCCTTCGAGACCGCTTTTCAGAACCTTGGGGCGGCGCCTCTTACGCTCGCGGTGCTCGACCTTGACCATTTCAAGGAACTCAACGACCGACTCGGGCACGCTGAAGGCGACCGCGCCCTGCGGGACGTCGAACGGCTGCTTTCCGGCAGCCTCCCCAGCGGCAGCAGTGTGGGGCGCATCGGCGGGGATGAGTACGCCGCCCTCCTGCCCGAAACCGCCGCCGAAACTGCCCTGATCCTCCTCGATGAGGTGATCAAGCACTTCCATATTCACCGCGACCCGCACTGGCCCAAAAGCCTGGGCCTCAGCGTCGGGCTGGCGGCCCGCCCCGCGCACGCCAGCGAGTACGCCGACCTTTACCGCGCCGCCGACGAAGCCCTGCTGCGCGCCAAACGCGAAGGAAGGGGCCGGGCCTGCATTTACGTCGAAAGCAAAATGGTCTTGAAAAGCAACTACTACCCCAAAAGCCAACTTGAACGCCTCGCCAAACTTTCGGGCGCCCTGGGCCGCACCGAAGCGAGCCTGCTGCGTGAAGCCCTGGACGACCTGATCGAGAAAAACCGGGGGGCGCTGTGA